In a genomic window of Streptomyces sp. NBC_01231:
- a CDS encoding methyltransferase — MSDPMRPRASLRTAVVWEVLQDALDRRVKATGRESLDVLDTGGGSGNFAVPVARLGHRVTVVDPSPNALFALERRAAEAGVADRVKGVQGDAHGLFDVVERGGYDAVLCHGVLEYVDDPAEGVRNAVAALRAEGVLSLLAAGLGGAVLARALAGHFKEAQQALGDPNGRWGDSDPVPHRFTTEQLTGLVEGAGLRVAAVHGVRVFADLVPGVLVDTEPGALEALLKLEEAAAELPAFHSVATQLHVLGEARGADEA, encoded by the coding sequence GTGTCGGACCCGATGCGCCCCCGCGCCTCTCTCCGTACCGCCGTGGTCTGGGAGGTCCTCCAGGACGCCCTCGACCGCCGGGTCAAGGCCACGGGTCGGGAGTCGCTCGACGTCCTCGACACCGGAGGCGGCAGCGGCAACTTCGCAGTGCCCGTGGCCCGCCTCGGCCACCGCGTCACCGTCGTCGACCCCAGCCCGAACGCGCTGTTCGCTCTGGAGCGTCGCGCCGCCGAGGCAGGCGTCGCGGACCGCGTGAAGGGCGTCCAGGGCGACGCCCACGGCCTCTTCGACGTGGTTGAGCGAGGCGGCTACGACGCGGTGCTGTGCCACGGCGTCCTGGAGTACGTGGACGACCCCGCCGAGGGCGTCCGCAACGCGGTGGCGGCCCTGCGCGCCGAGGGCGTCCTCAGCCTGCTCGCCGCGGGCCTGGGCGGCGCCGTGCTCGCGCGTGCCCTCGCGGGCCACTTCAAGGAGGCCCAGCAGGCCCTCGGCGACCCGAACGGCCGCTGGGGCGACAGCGACCCCGTGCCGCACCGCTTCACCACCGAGCAGCTCACCGGCCTGGTCGAGGGCGCGGGCCTCAGGGTCGCCGCGGTGCACGGCGTACGGGTCTTCGCCGACCTCGTCCCCGGCGTGCTGGTGGACACCGAGCCAGGCGCCCTGGAGGCCCTGCTCAAGCTGGAGGAAGCAGCGGCCGAGCTCCCCGCATTCCACTCCGTGGCCACACAACTGCATGTGCTCGGTGAGGCCCGCGGGGCCGACGAGGCCTGA
- a CDS encoding DUF3040 domain-containing protein — MPLSEHEQRMLEQMERALYAEDPKFATALEGSGLRTYTRRRVYQAVAGFLVGIALLMAGMVAKQVWLSVVGFLVMLGCAVLAVTGWRKAPKPGEQPAGGPQAGGPQARRQGRQRRSMMDRIEQRWQRRRDEQGH, encoded by the coding sequence GTGCCGCTCTCGGAGCACGAGCAGCGAATGCTCGAGCAGATGGAGCGAGCGCTGTACGCCGAAGATCCCAAGTTCGCGACAGCGCTTGAGGGAAGCGGGCTGCGCACGTACACCCGGCGACGGGTCTACCAGGCGGTCGCGGGCTTCCTCGTGGGTATCGCGCTCCTCATGGCAGGTATGGTCGCCAAGCAGGTCTGGCTCAGCGTGGTGGGCTTCCTGGTCATGCTGGGTTGTGCGGTGCTCGCGGTGACCGGCTGGCGCAAGGCCCCCAAGCCGGGCGAACAGCCCGCCGGTGGCCCACAGGCCGGTGGCCCACAGGCACGCCGTCAGGGACGGCAGCGGCGCTCCATGATGGACAGGATCGAACAGCGCTGGCAGCGGCGCCGTGACGAACAGGGCCACTAG
- a CDS encoding DUF4126 domain-containing protein: MSVLPLVFTSGWASGVNAYAVVVLLGVFGATGLSDDVPETLQRPEVLVVAGLLFLCEAVADKIPYVDSAWDAAHTVIRPVAGAWVGALLAGQSGSLSDVAAGLIGGSTALASHTVKAGTRMAVNASPEPFSNIVVSLAEDLGVGALVTFAMFHPEAAAIIAGVVLLAGLVVLCFLVSRIRRFLRRRARRREERRLAAGAWQPPP, from the coding sequence GTGTCCGTACTCCCTTTGGTCTTCACCAGCGGCTGGGCCAGCGGCGTCAACGCGTACGCCGTGGTGGTGCTGCTCGGCGTGTTCGGCGCGACGGGACTGAGCGACGACGTCCCCGAGACGCTGCAACGCCCCGAAGTGCTCGTCGTGGCGGGCCTGTTGTTCCTGTGCGAGGCGGTCGCCGACAAGATCCCGTACGTCGACTCGGCGTGGGACGCGGCGCACACCGTGATCCGGCCGGTCGCCGGTGCGTGGGTCGGTGCGCTGCTGGCGGGGCAGAGCGGTTCGCTGTCCGATGTGGCGGCGGGCCTGATCGGTGGTTCGACGGCGCTGGCCAGCCACACGGTGAAGGCCGGCACGAGGATGGCGGTCAACGCCTCCCCGGAGCCGTTCAGCAACATCGTGGTGAGTCTCGCCGAGGATCTCGGAGTCGGCGCGCTCGTCACGTTCGCGATGTTCCATCCGGAGGCCGCGGCGATCATCGCTGGTGTGGTGCTGCTCGCCGGACTCGTCGTGCTCTGCTTCCTGGTCTCCAGAATTCGGCGGTTCCTGCGCCGCAGAGCCCGGCGGCGTGAGGAGCGACGGCTCGCGGCGGGGGCCTGGCAGCCGCCGCCCTGA
- a CDS encoding NAD(P)/FAD-dependent oxidoreductase has translation MARIAVIGAGTGAMAAAARLAVAGHRVTVYERTETYGGAVRRHERDGFSFDTGPGLLPLPAVYRDLFVKTGKEPLEACVELTQVDPSARHVFADGTRLSVPNASRAGIVGALDEALGSGAGQRWGDFLVRAREAWDRTRRPLLEEPLWPNWSVLADREPYPAVPHKRLLRTRRATTLAEVGAWELRDPRLIALLESHALAYGLDPRTVPASAAVLPYLEHAFGTWYVRGGMRELARAVYERCVARKVEFVFGAEVTGIREKDGRAAGVELAGGEVAEAEFVVAGVAPEVLSRVVRGTEARGADEVPPQRGLPSRMTVLLALRGGRPEGAAHRTVVHADDRESELDHLLGTAPETPWRPTVTVLRPEDPGLVPDTQHEAVTLTSVVPAGRPEPEVVARYTEAMTRAAEHAVPELRERLLWQEVRTPADIADATGAEGGAVPAPALAAGDGRLLHPSNSTAIPGLFTVGGWSHPGGGLPHAGMSGALVAGLIVEGPEFRGSQ, from the coding sequence ATGGCACGGATTGCAGTGATCGGCGCCGGGACGGGCGCGATGGCGGCCGCCGCCCGGCTGGCCGTCGCGGGCCACCGGGTGACGGTGTACGAGCGTACGGAGACGTACGGCGGAGCGGTGCGCCGCCACGAGCGCGACGGCTTCTCCTTCGACACGGGCCCGGGGCTCCTCCCCCTCCCCGCTGTCTACCGCGACCTGTTCGTCAAGACCGGCAAGGAGCCGCTCGAGGCCTGCGTCGAGCTGACTCAAGTCGACCCGTCGGCACGGCACGTCTTCGCGGACGGCACCCGGTTGTCCGTGCCCAACGCCTCACGCGCGGGCATCGTCGGGGCTCTCGACGAGGCGCTCGGGTCGGGCGCCGGGCAGCGCTGGGGCGACTTCCTGGTCCGGGCCCGGGAGGCCTGGGACCGGACCCGCCGGCCCCTCCTGGAGGAGCCGCTGTGGCCGAACTGGTCGGTGCTGGCCGACCGCGAGCCCTATCCGGCGGTCCCCCACAAGCGCCTGCTGCGCACCCGCAGGGCCACGACCCTCGCGGAGGTCGGCGCCTGGGAACTGCGCGACCCCCGTCTCATCGCCCTCCTGGAGAGCCACGCCCTGGCGTACGGGCTGGACCCGCGGACGGTCCCGGCGAGCGCGGCCGTGCTGCCGTACCTGGAGCACGCCTTCGGTACCTGGTATGTCCGCGGCGGCATGCGGGAGTTGGCGCGCGCGGTGTACGAGCGGTGCGTGGCCAGGAAGGTCGAGTTCGTCTTCGGCGCCGAGGTCACCGGGATACGGGAGAAGGACGGTCGGGCGGCGGGAGTGGAACTCGCGGGCGGCGAGGTGGCGGAGGCCGAGTTCGTGGTCGCCGGCGTCGCGCCGGAGGTGCTGAGCCGCGTCGTCCGCGGCACGGAGGCACGGGGCGCGGACGAGGTGCCGCCGCAGCGCGGACTACCGAGCCGGATGACGGTGCTGCTGGCGCTGCGCGGCGGGCGCCCGGAGGGGGCGGCGCACCGGACCGTGGTGCACGCGGATGACCGCGAGAGCGAGTTGGACCACCTGTTGGGCACGGCTCCCGAGACGCCCTGGCGCCCGACGGTCACGGTGCTGCGGCCGGAGGACCCCGGGCTCGTCCCGGACACGCAGCACGAGGCCGTCACGCTCACCTCCGTGGTGCCGGCCGGTCGGCCCGAGCCGGAGGTGGTGGCCCGGTACACCGAGGCCATGACGAGGGCCGCCGAGCATGCCGTACCGGAGCTGCGCGAGCGCCTTCTGTGGCAGGAGGTCCGTACCCCGGCCGACATCGCGGACGCGACGGGCGCGGAGGGCGGCGCCGTTCCCGCACCGGCGCTCGCCGCGGGGGACGGCCGTCTGCTGCACCCGTCCAACAGCACGGCGATACCTGGCCTGTTCACCGTCGGCGGCTGGTCACATCCGGGCGGTGGTCTCCCGCACGCCGGAATGTCGGGCGCGCTCGTCGCCGGACTCATCGTGGAGGGGCCGGAGTTCCGGGGTTCTCAGTGA
- a CDS encoding SAV_6107 family HEPN domain-containing protein, with product MASYHAAAAHRRRATGPAPSLAGPASDVHPVLRRTTAPPAALDLLAQARAGLDEATALETSNERYATAHLAALRTAAAVLAARGRPETTPRRRARIRSAWEVLPEIAPELAEWSVLFATGARRRARAEAGIQGAASRRDADDLIRDAAMFLRLVERMLVLQPVLPQPRQDTDPPADQDPADRDFPDAG from the coding sequence ATGGCCAGCTATCACGCAGCAGCCGCTCACCGGCGCCGCGCCACCGGCCCTGCCCCCTCACTGGCCGGCCCGGCGAGCGACGTGCACCCTGTGCTGCGCCGGACCACTGCTCCACCGGCCGCCCTCGATCTGCTCGCCCAGGCCCGCGCCGGACTGGACGAGGCCACCGCCCTGGAAACGTCGAACGAGCGCTATGCGACAGCCCACCTGGCGGCCCTGCGCACCGCCGCCGCCGTGCTCGCCGCCCGGGGCCGCCCGGAGACCACGCCCCGACGCCGGGCCCGCATCCGGAGCGCGTGGGAAGTGCTCCCCGAGATAGCCCCCGAACTCGCCGAGTGGAGCGTGCTGTTCGCCACCGGAGCCAGGCGCCGTGCCCGGGCCGAGGCGGGCATCCAGGGCGCGGCCAGCCGCCGCGACGCAGACGACCTGATACGTGACGCGGCGATGTTCCTGCGCCTCGTCGAGCGCATGCTGGTGCTCCAGCCCGTCCTGCCGCAGCCCCGCCAGGACACCGACCCGCCGGCGGACCAGGACCCCGCCGACCGTGACTTCCCGGACGCCGGCTGA
- a CDS encoding TetR/AcrR family transcriptional regulator, with product MESSSTTPGVSTRREATRQKLYEAAVTLIAEQGFSATTVDEIAERAGVAKGTVYYNFASKSGLFEELLRHGVGLLTASLREAAERTDRDGGGKVDALDAMIRAGLAFIQRYPAFTQLYVAELWRTNRAWQSTLMVVRQQAVAVVEGVLREGVENDEFSDEIDIQLTAAALVGMVLVAALDWQAFQPERSLDDVHAALSRLLQGRVSGRR from the coding sequence ATGGAAAGCAGCAGCACCACGCCGGGTGTCAGCACACGCCGCGAGGCCACCCGGCAGAAGCTCTACGAGGCGGCCGTCACGCTCATCGCCGAGCAGGGGTTCTCCGCCACCACCGTGGACGAGATCGCCGAACGCGCGGGGGTCGCCAAGGGCACCGTCTACTACAACTTCGCAAGCAAGTCGGGTCTCTTCGAAGAGCTGCTGCGGCACGGAGTGGGCCTGCTCACCGCCTCCCTCCGGGAAGCGGCCGAGCGGACCGACCGGGACGGCGGCGGCAAGGTCGACGCTCTTGACGCGATGATCCGCGCGGGTCTCGCCTTCATCCAGCGCTACCCGGCCTTCACCCAGCTGTACGTGGCGGAGTTGTGGCGCACCAACCGCGCCTGGCAGTCCACCCTCATGGTGGTCCGTCAGCAGGCGGTGGCGGTGGTCGAGGGTGTGCTGCGCGAGGGCGTGGAGAACGACGAGTTCAGCGACGAGATCGATATCCAGCTCACCGCGGCCGCGCTGGTCGGCATGGTGCTGGTGGCGGCCCTGGACTGGCAGGCGTTCCAGCCGGAGCGCTCCCTGGACGACGTGCACGCGGCGCTGTCCCGGCTGCTCCAGGGGCGGGTGAGCGGGCGCCGCTGA